TCCTGCTCACCCACGAGCAGTTCGAGCTGGCGAACGAGACCCGCACCGCGCACGGCGCGACCCCGTTCGCCCACCCGCGCAGCGGCGCGGCCGGCACCCTGCGGGCCAAGGACCGCCCGTACCGGGTCGAGCTGACCCTGTTCGCGTACGACGCCGTCGGGCTGGACGGCCTGGGCCACCGCGAGCTGCTGGCCCGGATCGCCGAGCTGGGCGTGCACACCGCCGCGGGCACGGCGGCCGAGCCCCGGCGCTGCGCCACGGTCGAGGAGGTGCAGCAGCGGATCGACGAGATCGCCGCGCTCCGGCCGGTGCTGCCGTTCGGCATCGACGGCGTGGTGGTCAAGGCGGACTCCGCCGCCGACCAGCAGCAGGCCGGCGCGGGCTCCCGGGCGCCGCGCTGGGCGGTCGCCCGCAAGCTGCCCGCCCAGCACAAGGTCACCCGCCTGCTGGAGGTGGAGTGGAACGTCGGCCGCACCGGCATCATCGCGCCCCGCGCCGTGCTGGAGCCGGTCCTGATCGACGGCGTCACGGTCACCTACGCGACCCTGCACAACCCCGCCGACATCACCCGGCGTGGGCTGATGACGGGCGATCAGGTCTTCGTCTACCGGGCCGGTGACGTGATCCCCCGGGTGGAGGCGCCGCTGGTCGAGCAGCGCACCGGCGCCGAGCAGCCGATCGTCTTCCCCGAGGTCTGCCCCCGCTGCGGCGGCGACATCGACACCTCCGAGCAGCGCTGGCGCTGCGTCCAGGGCCGGGGCTGCCAGGCGGTCGCCTCGATCCGGTACGCGGCCGCCCGCGACCAGCTCGACATCGCGGGGCTCGGCGGCACCCGGGCGGTCCAGCTGGTCGAGTCCGGTCTGGTGGCCGACCTCGCCGACCTGTTCACCCTGACCCGGGATCAGCTGCTCACCCTGGAGCGGATGGGCGAGACCAGCGCGGACAACCTGCTCGCCGCGCTGGAGACCGCCCGCCACCAGCCGCTGCACCGGGTGTTCTGCGCGCTCGGCGTCCGGGGCACCGGCCGGACCATGTCGCGCCGGATCGCCGCGCACTTCGGCAGCATGGCCGCGATCCGGGCGGCCGACCAGGACACCCTGGCCGGGGTGCCCGGCATCGGCACCGAGAAGGCCCGGGTGATCGTCGCCGAGCTGACCGAACTGGCGCCGCTGCTCGACAAGTTGATCGCCCAGCAGGTCGGCGTCGCGGAGACCGAGCCGACGGCGGTCGCCACCGCCGCCGCCTCCGCCGCCGAGGGCGCCCCGACCGGTCCGCTGGCCGGCCAGGCCGTGGTGGTCACCGGCTCCATGACCGGCGCCCTGGGCGAGCTCTCCAGGAACGAGATGAACGAGCTGATCGAGCGGGCCGGCGGCAAGGCGTCCTCCTCGGTCTCCAAGCGCACCACCCTGCTGGTCGCGGGCGAGAAGGCCGGCGCCAAGCGCGCCAAGGCCGAGGAGCTGGGCGTCCGGATCATCACCCCGGAGGAGTTTGCTGCCCTGGTCGCCGATCAACTCGGCGCCTGAGCACCGGAACGAGCCGCACAACTCGCTAATGGTCCAGACCTATTGACGGGCCGTGCCACCCCTCCTACGATCCGGTTCGGCACATCCCCACATGTCCCCACCTCACCCAGAGCCGGGCGTCGCGCCCCCACGCGTCGGTCATGTCCATGACGCTCGGCGGGAAGAAGGCACAGCATGGTCCGTCGGAGGTCGCGCACCACACGTCTGCCGGGTGGTTTCCACCCGTCCCCCTGGAGGAGCTCCCTCGCCGGGGTGAGCGCGGCCGCCGTCATCGGAGCCGGCCTCGCCGCGGCCGGCTCCGTCACGGCCGGGGCCGCCACCCCCAACCTGGTGGCCAACCCCGGCTTCGAGAGCGGTCTCTCGGGCTGGACCTGCACCGCCAACTCCGGTGCGGCCGTCGGCAGTCCGGTCCGCTCCGGCGCCTCCGCGCTCAAGGCCACGCCCACCGGCCAGGACAACGCGCAGTGCACCCAGACCATCAGCGTGCAGCCCAACTCCCAGTACACGCTGAGCGCTTACGTCCAGGGCAGCTACGTCTACCTGGGCGCCACCGGCACCGGCCTCACCGGCACCACGTCCGCCTGGACGCCGAACAACGCCGCGTACGGCCAGCTCAGCGTCAGCTTCGCCACCGGGGCCAGCACCACCTCGGTGACCGTCTACCTGCACGGCTGGTACGGGCAGCCCACGTACTACGCGGACGACGTGTCGCTCACCGGCCCCGGCGGCAGCAGCCCCTCGCCGTCCACCAGCCCGTCGAGCAGCCCCTCCCCGAGCAGCAGCCCGTCGACCAGCCCGTCACCGTCCACGAGCCCGTCCACGAGCCCGTCGACCAGCCCCTCGCCGTCCACCAGCCCGTCCAGCACCCCGACCGGCGGCGACACCTGCGCCACGAAGCCCAAGCCGTCGGGCAAGGTCCTGCAGGGCTACTGGGAGAACTGGGACGGCGCCTCGAACGGCGTCCACCCCGGCATGGGCTGGGTCCCCATCACGGACAGCCGGATCGCCGCGCACGGCTACAACGTCGTCAACGCCGCCTTCCCGGTGATCCTCTCGGACGGCACCGTGCTGTGGCAGGACGGCATGGACGCCGGCGTCAAGGTCTCGACCCCCGCCGAGATGTGCCAGGCCAAGGCCGCCGGGGCGACCATCCTGATGTCGATCGGCGGGGCCGCCGCGGGCATCGACCTGAGCTCCAGCACCGTCGCCGACAAGTTCGTGGCGACCGTCGTCCCGATCCTCAAGAAGTACAACTTCGACGGCATCGACATCGACATCGAGACCGGCCTGTCCGGCAGCGGCAACATCAACACGCTGTCCGCCTCCCAGGCCAACCTGATCCGCATCATCGACGGCGTGCTGGCCCAGATGCCCGCGGGCTTCGGCCTCACGATGGCCCCCGAGACCGCGTACGTCACCGGCGGCAGCGTCACCTACGGCTCGATCTGGGGCTCCTACCTCCCGATCATCAAGAAGTACGCCGACAACGGCCGCCTGTGGTGGCTCAACATGCAGTACTACAACGGCAGCATGTACGGCTGCTCCGGCGACTCCTACTCGGCCGGCACCGTCCAGGGCTTCACCGCGCAGACCACCTGCCTGAACAACGGCCTGGTCATCCAGGGCACCACCGTCAAGGTGCCCTACGACAAGCAGGTGCCCGGCCTGCCGGCCCAGTCCGGTGCCGGTGGTGGCTACATGGCGCCGAGCCTGGTCAGCCAGGCCTACAACTCCTTCGGCGGCCAGCTGAAGGGCCTGATGACCTGGTCGATCAACTGGGACGGCTCGAAGGGCTGGAGCTTCGGCGACAACGTCAAGGCCCTCCAGGGCCGTTGATGACGCCCCGCTGATCCCCGGGGGTCGCCATCAGCCCGCTCCGGTGGGCGATGGCGACCCCCGGACCCGCGCGTCGCTGGACGATCCGTCCAGTCCGGACGTACAGTCCAGCCATGAGGAAGACCACGGAGGACCCCCGGGTACGGATGTGGGGCCCGGTGTGCGAGGCCGTCGCGCTGCTGCTCGGCCCGTACGCCGAGGTGGTGCTGCACGATCCCGACACCGACCGGGTGCTGCAGGTCTGGCACCCGCTCACCCCCCGCCGGGCCGGTGACCCGTCCCTGCTCGGCGAGTTGGACGCGCTGGACCCGGCGGGCCGGGACGTCTACGGCCCGTACGAGAAACTGCTCGCCGACGGCCGAAGGCTGTCCTCGGTCAGCGCCGTGCTGCGCGACGGGGACGGTCGCGCGGCGGCGGTGCTCTGCGTCAACCTCGACCGCACGCCGCTGGAGCGGGCCGCCGCCGTCCTGTCCGCCTTCGGGGCGCCGACCGTGCGGCGGCCGGAGCCGCTGTTCGAGCAGGACTGGTCCGAGCGCATCCAGCACGCGGTCGGCGGCTACGTCCGCGAGCACGGCCGCCCGGTCGAGCGGCTCACCCGGCAGGACCGGCTGGCCGTGCTGGCCGAGCTGGAGCAGGCCGGGGTGTTCGCGGTCCGCCGGGCCGCCCCCGCCGTCGCCGAGGCCCTCCGGGTGTCCCGGTCCACCGTCTACGCCCTGCTGACCGAGCTCAGGGCGGCCCCCTCCGAAGGACTGGCGCCATGACCCGACTGCCCGACTTCCGGCTCGAAACCTACTTCTCCCGCTGGGAGTTCACCGCCCGGCACCACCTGACCGCCTCCGACGTCGAGACCATGACGCTGAGCGAACTGCTCGCGCTGGCCGACGACCGGGACCGCGACGCCTTCGAGCACCTCTCGCTCGGCTACACCGAGACCTTCGGCGACCCCGGCCTGCGCGAGGCGATCGCCGCCACGTACGACCTGGCGGGCCCGGACGACGTGATCTGCTTCGCCGGCGCCGAGGAGGCGCTCTACCTGGCGATGAACGTGCTGCTCGGGCCCGGCGACCACGCCGTGGTGGTGACCCCGAACTACCAGGCCGCCGAGACCGTCCCGCTGGCCCTCTGCGAGGTCACCGGCGTGGCCCTGGACCCGGACCTGGACTGGGCGTTGGACCTCGACCGGGTCCGGGACGCGCTGCGCCCGAACACCCGGGTGCTGTCGGTCAACTTCCCCAACAACCCCACCGGCAAGGTGATCGACGCCGCCGACTTCGCGGCCCTGGTGCGGCTCTGCGACGAGCGCGGCATCCACCTGTTCAGCGACGAGGTCTACCGCGGCCTGGAGCGCGACCCCGCCCGCACCCTCCCGCAGGCCGCCGACCTCTCACCGCACGCCCTCTCCCTGAACGTCACCTCCAAGGCGCTCGGCCTGCCGGGCCTGCGGATCGGCTGGATCGCCTGCCGCGACCGCGAGTTGAGGTCCCGGCTGGAGCGGGCCAAGCACTACACCACGATCTGCAACTCGGCCCCCAGCGAGGTGTTGGCCCGGATCGCCCTCAAGGCCCGCGACACCATCCTCGACCGCAACCGGGCGCTGCTGGCGGCCAACCTCCCCGCCTTCGAGGCGTTCTTCGCCGACGCCGACTTCGCCGAGCTCTTCGACTGGCAGGCGCCCGACGGCGGTTGCGTCGCCTATCCGCGCTACTTGGGCGCCGAGGGAGTGGAGACCTTCTGCACCCGGCTGGTCGAGGAGGCCGGGGTGCTGCTGCTGCCCGCGAGCATCTACCGCTCCGAGCTGACTCCCTCCCCCACCGACCGGTTCCGGATCGGCCTCGGCCGCCGGGCCCCGGAGGACGGGCTCGCGGCGCTGGCGGACTGGCTCCGCACCAAGCGCTGAGACGACGACGGTGGCCCACCCGTACGGGTGGGCCACCCTGCGTCAGAGGCCGAGCGCCGCCGCCGCCAGCGCGGTCCCCTGCACCCGGGCCGCGATCTTGGCGAAGGCCAGGTCGCGCGAGGTCGAGGTGTCGTCGGCGAACGGCGCGAAGCCGCAGTCGTCGGTGGTGCCCAACTGCTCCACCGGGATGTACCGGGCCGCCTGCAGCACCCGGTCGCGGACCTGCTCCGCGGTCTCCACCACGGGATCGATCGGGTCGGTCACCCCGACGAACACCCGGATGCCCGGCCGGAGTTGATCGGCGATGATGCCGAGCACCCGCTCCGGGTCGGCCTCGCTGGCCAGCTGGACGTAGAAGTTGCCGACGTGCA
This genomic interval from Kitasatospora gansuensis contains the following:
- a CDS encoding helix-turn-helix transcriptional regulator, with translation MRKTTEDPRVRMWGPVCEAVALLLGPYAEVVLHDPDTDRVLQVWHPLTPRRAGDPSLLGELDALDPAGRDVYGPYEKLLADGRRLSSVSAVLRDGDGRAAAVLCVNLDRTPLERAAAVLSAFGAPTVRRPEPLFEQDWSERIQHAVGGYVREHGRPVERLTRQDRLAVLAELEQAGVFAVRRAAPAVAEALRVSRSTVYALLTELRAAPSEGLAP
- a CDS encoding aminotransferase class I/II-fold pyridoxal phosphate-dependent enzyme, whose translation is MTRLPDFRLETYFSRWEFTARHHLTASDVETMTLSELLALADDRDRDAFEHLSLGYTETFGDPGLREAIAATYDLAGPDDVICFAGAEEALYLAMNVLLGPGDHAVVVTPNYQAAETVPLALCEVTGVALDPDLDWALDLDRVRDALRPNTRVLSVNFPNNPTGKVIDAADFAALVRLCDERGIHLFSDEVYRGLERDPARTLPQAADLSPHALSLNVTSKALGLPGLRIGWIACRDRELRSRLERAKHYTTICNSAPSEVLARIALKARDTILDRNRALLAANLPAFEAFFADADFAELFDWQAPDGGCVAYPRYLGAEGVETFCTRLVEEAGVLLLPASIYRSELTPSPTDRFRIGLGRRAPEDGLAALADWLRTKR
- the ligA gene encoding NAD-dependent DNA ligase LigA, whose translation is MTDAANLASLAAYSDAVETAVRAAAAYYDDGSTPLGDDEYDALVRAIEAYELAHPAEVLAHSPTGKVAGGAADGDVPHSVPMLSLDNVFSAEEFAAWAAGLERRLGRPVDGWCVEPKLDGLAVAARYRAGRLVQLLTRGDGLAGEDITHSADAVLGLPATLAEPLDLELRGEVLLTHEQFELANETRTAHGATPFAHPRSGAAGTLRAKDRPYRVELTLFAYDAVGLDGLGHRELLARIAELGVHTAAGTAAEPRRCATVEEVQQRIDEIAALRPVLPFGIDGVVVKADSAADQQQAGAGSRAPRWAVARKLPAQHKVTRLLEVEWNVGRTGIIAPRAVLEPVLIDGVTVTYATLHNPADITRRGLMTGDQVFVYRAGDVIPRVEAPLVEQRTGAEQPIVFPEVCPRCGGDIDTSEQRWRCVQGRGCQAVASIRYAAARDQLDIAGLGGTRAVQLVESGLVADLADLFTLTRDQLLTLERMGETSADNLLAALETARHQPLHRVFCALGVRGTGRTMSRRIAAHFGSMAAIRAADQDTLAGVPGIGTEKARVIVAELTELAPLLDKLIAQQVGVAETEPTAVATAAASAAEGAPTGPLAGQAVVVTGSMTGALGELSRNEMNELIERAGGKASSSVSKRTTLLVAGEKAGAKRAKAEELGVRIITPEEFAALVADQLGA